The Paeniglutamicibacter sulfureus genome includes a region encoding these proteins:
- a CDS encoding ABC transporter substrate-binding protein, with the protein MLKKNTARLFAGGLFIALAATGCTTVSQAEAPQGAGAPASGSASTAALGVNDAARALLPEEIREAGVLRIASDPTYPPFEFYDTDNKTLIGWDADMGDAIGAVLGLEVEHVPATFDTILPGLASGKYDLGMSTFSVTEERRKVVDFVPYLQGGTGLAVAPGNPQGLSVDAASLCGKAIAAQKGSIQSLDILPAFSKSCTKAGDAAIDMQFFPTQNDANLALTSGRVQGVMADSVSLAYQGKLAGGKFEVAAGPDYEPELTGTALGKKSELLPAIQAATTAVLESPAYQEINTKWGLPESTEITVADVVLK; encoded by the coding sequence ATGTTGAAGAAAAACACCGCACGTCTGTTCGCAGGCGGACTTTTCATTGCCCTTGCCGCCACCGGTTGCACCACGGTCTCGCAGGCCGAAGCACCCCAAGGTGCCGGTGCCCCGGCGTCGGGTTCGGCCTCCACCGCGGCACTGGGCGTCAACGATGCCGCCCGCGCCCTGCTGCCGGAGGAGATCCGCGAGGCGGGCGTGCTGCGCATCGCCTCTGACCCGACCTACCCGCCGTTCGAGTTCTACGACACCGACAACAAAACCCTGATCGGGTGGGACGCCGACATGGGCGATGCCATCGGTGCGGTCCTCGGCCTGGAGGTCGAACACGTACCGGCGACCTTCGACACCATCCTTCCGGGCCTGGCCTCCGGCAAGTACGACCTGGGCATGTCCACTTTCAGCGTGACGGAGGAACGCCGCAAGGTCGTGGACTTCGTTCCCTACCTGCAGGGCGGAACCGGCCTGGCCGTGGCCCCGGGCAACCCGCAGGGGCTGAGCGTGGACGCGGCCTCCCTGTGCGGCAAAGCGATCGCCGCGCAGAAGGGCTCGATCCAATCCCTGGACATCCTGCCGGCGTTCTCCAAGTCGTGCACCAAGGCCGGGGACGCGGCGATCGACATGCAGTTCTTCCCCACGCAGAACGACGCGAATCTTGCACTGACCTCGGGCCGGGTCCAGGGCGTCATGGCCGACTCGGTGTCCCTGGCCTACCAGGGAAAGCTTGCGGGCGGGAAGTTCGAGGTCGCCGCCGGCCCGGACTACGAGCCCGAGCTGACAGGCACGGCGTTGGGCAAGAAGAGTGAATTGCTGCCGGCCATCCAGGCCGCCACTACCGCTGTACTTGAATCCCCGGCCTACCAAGAGATCAACACCAAGTGGGGGCTGCCGGAAAGCACCGAAATCACCGTCGCCGACGTCGTGCTGAAGTAG